A single window of uncultured Pseudodesulfovibrio sp. DNA harbors:
- the dksA gene encoding RNA polymerase-binding protein DksA: MEAKDLQYFRETLAGMLDDILKKSEETIEDMTESGEVYADPADRATAESDRAFTLRLRDRERKLIKKIQQAADRIEDGEFGICQECGDDISIPRLKARPMTTLCINCKSKQEEDEAVRGD, translated from the coding sequence ATGGAAGCGAAAGATCTGCAATACTTCAGGGAGACCCTGGCCGGTATGCTCGATGACATTCTCAAAAAAAGTGAGGAAACCATCGAAGACATGACAGAATCCGGTGAAGTTTATGCTGACCCGGCAGACCGGGCAACTGCGGAATCCGACCGCGCGTTCACTCTTCGACTGCGAGACCGTGAACGCAAGCTGATCAAAAAGATCCAGCAGGCAGCGGACCGCATTGAAGACGGCGAGTTTGGAATCTGCCAGGAATGTGGTGATGACATCTCCATTCCCCGTCTTAAAGCCAGGCCTATGACCACGCTCTGCATTAACTGCAAGAGCAAACAAGAAGAAGACGAGGCCGTTCGCGGCGACTAG
- the leuC gene encoding 3-isopropylmalate dehydratase large subunit has product MGQTLAEKILQKHTDQEITGAGQIVQCAVDMVLANDITAPLAIKSFKAMGAKKVFDQDKISLVCDHFTPNKDIDSAEQVKVVREFAEELGVTHYYECGEVGVEHALLPEKGIVGPGNVVVGADSHTCTYGGLGAFATGMGSTDIGAAMALGETWFKVPPTIKVNITGTPSEHVSAKDFVLNQIGQLGVAGALYKALEYSGEVVDNMSIEGRMTIANMAIEAGGKVGLFPVDEKTMEYAKTAGFSGGELMAPDADAEYERVLNIDVTDMAPQVACPHLPDNVKSVDETSGLQIHQAVIGSCTNGRIEDMRVAAAILKGRKVDPKVRCIILPATPAIWKACMREGLMEVFMDSGCIVGPPTCGPCLGGHMGILAGGERCIATTNRNFKGRMGSLEAEVFLSNPAVAAASAIVGEITNPGKL; this is encoded by the coding sequence ATGGGTCAGACTTTAGCTGAAAAAATATTACAGAAACACACAGACCAAGAAATTACCGGTGCCGGACAGATTGTCCAGTGTGCGGTAGATATGGTGCTGGCCAACGACATTACTGCGCCTTTGGCCATCAAGTCTTTCAAGGCTATGGGTGCAAAAAAAGTGTTTGATCAGGACAAAATTTCGTTGGTTTGTGATCATTTCACTCCAAATAAAGATATTGATTCTGCTGAACAGGTGAAGGTTGTTCGTGAGTTCGCTGAAGAATTGGGTGTGACCCATTACTATGAATGTGGTGAAGTCGGCGTGGAACATGCGTTGCTGCCAGAGAAGGGCATTGTCGGTCCTGGTAATGTGGTGGTGGGGGCAGATTCCCACACATGCACTTATGGTGGACTTGGCGCATTTGCCACCGGCATGGGATCGACGGACATCGGTGCGGCAATGGCTCTGGGGGAAACATGGTTCAAAGTGCCACCGACTATCAAGGTGAATATTACCGGTACACCAAGTGAACATGTCAGTGCCAAGGATTTCGTGCTGAATCAAATTGGGCAGCTTGGGGTTGCCGGTGCGCTTTACAAGGCGCTTGAATACTCCGGTGAAGTTGTGGACAACATGTCCATCGAAGGGCGTATGACGATTGCCAACATGGCCATTGAGGCCGGCGGCAAGGTTGGATTGTTCCCAGTGGACGAGAAAACAATGGAATACGCCAAGACAGCTGGATTTTCTGGCGGAGAATTGATGGCACCGGATGCTGATGCTGAATATGAACGCGTGCTGAATATTGACGTCACAGATATGGCACCGCAGGTTGCTTGCCCGCATTTGCCGGACAATGTGAAATCCGTTGATGAGACCAGTGGTTTGCAGATTCATCAGGCGGTCATCGGTTCCTGCACCAATGGTCGTATCGAAGATATGCGTGTGGCTGCAGCCATTTTGAAAGGTCGCAAAGTTGATCCCAAGGTGCGTTGCATTATTTTGCCTGCCACTCCTGCCATTTGGAAAGCGTGTATGCGTGAAGGTTTGATGGAAGTATTTATGGATTCAGGCTGTATTGTAGGTCCTCCGACCTGTGGTCCCTGTCTGGGCGGCCATATGGGTATTTTGGCTGGCGGCGAACGGTGTATCGCGACTACCAATCGCAACTTCAAGGGACGTATGGGGTCTCTCGAAGCGGAAGTATTCTTGTCCAATCCCGCTGTGGCCGCTGCAAGTGCCATTGTGGGTGAGATCACCAACCCCGGAAAGTTGTAG
- the pssA gene encoding CDP-diacylglycerol--serine O-phosphatidyltransferase codes for MVKERKLPRHKSVYLLPNLLTTASLFIGFLGLTWAIQGDFASCALCILASCVFDGLDGKVARITHTTSEFGVQLDSLADLVAFGVVPAVMTYLWVLNDYGRLGLMAAFLFMACGALRLARFNVQAATTSKKHFVGLPIPAAACTLATLVLFSEYVPAEYIHSVMPTGALVLVYVLSFFMVSTVRFYSFKELSSFKAHPFSWMVTAILIFSLVASRPKVLGFVIFLGYIISGPLYTIFLLSRRNKRLHRDSSKEEELN; via the coding sequence ATGGTTAAAGAAAGAAAATTGCCGCGCCACAAGAGCGTCTACCTCCTGCCGAACCTGCTGACTACGGCCAGCTTGTTTATTGGTTTTCTGGGATTGACATGGGCTATTCAGGGGGACTTTGCCTCCTGTGCCCTGTGCATCCTGGCAAGCTGTGTGTTCGATGGATTGGACGGGAAGGTCGCGCGTATCACCCATACCACCAGTGAGTTTGGAGTCCAGTTGGATTCCTTGGCTGACTTGGTGGCCTTTGGTGTGGTCCCGGCAGTCATGACATATCTTTGGGTACTGAATGACTATGGCAGACTCGGTCTTATGGCCGCTTTCCTGTTCATGGCGTGTGGAGCCCTTCGGTTGGCCCGTTTTAATGTTCAGGCCGCCACTACTTCCAAGAAACACTTTGTAGGTCTGCCCATCCCCGCGGCAGCCTGCACCCTTGCCACTCTGGTGCTCTTTTCCGAATATGTCCCCGCAGAGTATATTCATTCGGTTATGCCCACCGGTGCATTGGTATTAGTGTATGTGCTGTCTTTCTTTATGGTTAGCACAGTTCGTTTCTATTCCTTCAAGGAACTCAGTTCTTTTAAGGCCCATCCTTTTAGCTGGATGGTCACGGCTATTTTGATTTTTTCTTTGGTCGCATCGCGCCCCAAGGTTCTCGGCTTCGTTATTTTCTTGGGCTATATTATTTCCGGCCCTCTCTACACTATTTTCCTACTATCCCGCAGAAACAAACGACTACATAGGGATAGTTCAAAGGAAGAAGAGCTCAACTAG
- the leuB gene encoding 3-isopropylmalate dehydrogenase produces MKICVLPGDGIGQEIVTQALRVLDKVGEKYGQTFETTEALIGGCAIDADGVPLPDETIAKCKDADAVLLGAVGGPKWDTIDPSIRPEKGLLGIRKELGLFANVRPANLFKQLADACYLRPDIVAKGLDVMVVRELTGGIYFGEPRFDGEKDGERFGYNTMTYYEHEIRRIARVAFEAARKRSSRVCSVDKANVLDVSRVWREIVIDEHKNYPDIELSHMYVDNAAMQLVRDPSQFDVIVTGNLFGDILSDEAAAITGSIGMLPSASLGEANPGLYEPIHGSAPDIAGQDKANPLATILSVSMMLRHSFDMTEEADCIEQAVEKTLEQGYRTGDIWQEGCKSVGCIAMAEAVLANM; encoded by the coding sequence ATGAAAATATGTGTTTTGCCGGGTGACGGCATAGGGCAGGAAATAGTTACTCAAGCCTTGCGTGTTTTGGATAAGGTCGGTGAGAAATACGGGCAGACTTTTGAAACCACCGAGGCCCTGATTGGTGGATGCGCAATTGATGCTGATGGCGTTCCCCTGCCAGACGAAACAATTGCCAAATGCAAGGACGCTGATGCCGTATTGCTTGGCGCGGTGGGGGGGCCTAAATGGGATACCATTGATCCGTCCATTCGCCCTGAGAAAGGGTTGCTCGGCATTCGTAAAGAATTGGGCTTGTTCGCCAACGTACGTCCCGCCAATTTGTTTAAGCAGTTGGCTGACGCTTGTTATTTGCGTCCGGATATCGTGGCCAAAGGGTTGGACGTCATGGTTGTGCGTGAGTTGACTGGTGGCATTTATTTTGGTGAACCGCGTTTTGATGGCGAAAAAGATGGTGAGCGTTTTGGCTACAACACCATGACATATTATGAGCATGAAATCCGTCGCATTGCCCGTGTGGCTTTTGAAGCCGCCCGTAAGCGCTCAAGCCGCGTTTGTTCCGTGGACAAGGCCAACGTGTTGGATGTTTCACGAGTCTGGCGCGAAATCGTTATTGATGAGCATAAGAATTATCCGGATATCGAGTTGTCTCACATGTATGTGGACAACGCTGCCATGCAGTTGGTGCGTGACCCGTCTCAGTTCGACGTGATTGTCACCGGTAACCTGTTCGGCGATATCCTGTCTGATGAGGCCGCTGCGATTACCGGTTCTATCGGTATGCTGCCGTCTGCTTCTCTTGGTGAGGCCAATCCCGGTTTATACGAACCGATCCATGGCTCTGCCCCGGACATTGCCGGTCAGGATAAGGCCAATCCTTTGGCGACCATTTTGTCTGTGTCCATGATGCTCCGTCATTCATTTGATATGACGGAAGAGGCTGATTGCATCGAGCAGGCAGTGGAGAAGACTTTGGAACAGGGATACCGGACTGGTGACATTTGGCAGGAAGGTTGCAAATCCGTTGGATGTATCGCGATGGCTGAAGCCGTACTTGCGAATATGTAG
- the leuD gene encoding 3-isopropylmalate dehydratase small subunit (catalyzes the isomerization between 2-isopropylmalate and 3-isopropylmalate in leucine biosynthesis) has product MKVTGTAHKVGDHIDTDAIIPARFLVTTDSKVLGENCMEGLEAGWVKRVKENDVMVGGVNFGCGSSREHAPISILGAGIPVVLAHSFARIFYRNGFNMGLVLLEIGDDIEKFNDTDEIEVDTTTGVIRNITTGETVQAAAVPPFMQEILDVGGLVEYVKKKLA; this is encoded by the coding sequence ATGAAAGTTACCGGAACTGCTCATAAAGTGGGCGACCATATAGATACAGATGCCATCATTCCCGCTCGCTTCTTGGTGACCACCGATTCCAAGGTGCTCGGTGAGAACTGTATGGAAGGCTTGGAGGCCGGTTGGGTCAAACGAGTCAAAGAAAACGACGTTATGGTCGGAGGCGTGAACTTCGGTTGTGGCTCCTCTCGTGAGCATGCCCCTATTTCCATTTTGGGCGCAGGAATTCCTGTGGTTCTTGCTCATAGTTTTGCCCGGATTTTCTACCGTAACGGTTTCAATATGGGCCTGGTGTTGCTTGAGATCGGTGATGATATTGAGAAATTCAATGATACCGATGAAATCGAAGTTGATACCACCACTGGTGTAATCAGAAATATCACCACAGGCGAAACCGTACAGGCCGCCGCCGTTCCGCCGTTTATGCAAGAAATTTTGGATGTCGGTGGACTCGTGGAATACGTCAAGAAGAAATTGGCCTAA
- a CDS encoding phosphatidylserine decarboxylase family protein — protein MLKPSVGVALEGLPYIIISAFTTLIFALIDCWPMAIIGLGLTCFIGHFFRDPERVGPENAEAVCSPADGKVIKVTRETDPISGEERQVIAIFMNVFNVHVNRMPVSGKVEVIRYIPGKFFNASFDKASKDNERNVVVITGKGNQRFTMVQIAGLIARRIVCWAEPGDKLKRGERYGLIKFGSRVDLYMPDGYVPTVSVGQKVVAGETPLAEKR, from the coding sequence ATGTTGAAACCTTCTGTCGGTGTTGCTCTCGAAGGGCTGCCTTATATTATCATTTCTGCGTTTACCACTTTGATCTTTGCTTTGATAGATTGCTGGCCCATGGCTATTATCGGGCTTGGCCTGACGTGTTTTATTGGTCATTTTTTTCGCGATCCCGAACGGGTTGGTCCAGAGAATGCCGAGGCAGTGTGTTCTCCTGCAGACGGCAAAGTGATCAAGGTCACACGTGAAACCGATCCGATTTCCGGCGAAGAGCGTCAAGTTATCGCCATCTTTATGAATGTGTTCAATGTGCATGTGAACCGTATGCCGGTCAGCGGCAAGGTTGAAGTCATCCGTTACATTCCCGGCAAGTTTTTTAATGCTTCCTTTGACAAAGCAAGCAAAGACAACGAACGTAACGTTGTGGTTATCACCGGCAAGGGCAATCAGCGGTTTACCATGGTTCAGATTGCCGGCCTCATTGCTCGACGTATCGTCTGCTGGGCTGAACCCGGCGATAAGCTCAAACGCGGTGAACGGTATGGTTTGATCAAGTTTGGATCAAGAGTTGACCTTTACATGCCTGATGGCTATGTACCAACTGTCAGCGTCGGTCAGAAGGTCGTCGCAGGCGAAACTCCTCTGGCTGAAAAGCGTTAG
- a CDS encoding GIY-YIG nuclease family protein gives MRCADDSLYCGITTDIDRRLKEHNAGTASKYTRPRRPVKIAACGKVSDKSSALKLEIEIKKQHRNHKIGHLKASTNAVQ, from the coding sequence ATGCGCTGTGCTGACGACAGCCTCTACTGCGGCATTACAACCGATATCGATCGGCGCTTAAAAGAACATAACGCGGGAACTGCATCAAAATACACCCGTCCACGACGGCCTGTAAAAATTGCTGCCTGCGGAAAAGTGTCTGACAAGAGCAGTGCATTGAAACTGGAAATAGAAATCAAAAAACAACATCGCAACCATAAAATTGGCCATCTCAAAGCTTCAACAAATGCGGTACAATAA
- a CDS encoding 2-isopropylmalate synthase: MADRVYVFDTTLRDGEQSPGATMNQDEKIRMAQQLETLGVDVIEAGFPIASQGDFEAVQAIARAVDTVQVAGLCRAVVGDIDRCWEAVKDAKNPRIHTFLATSEIHMKHKLGKTADEVIVMIDKAVRHAKQYTDNVEFSAEDASRSDWDFLVKVTEVAIEAGATVVNIPDTVGYTQPFEYYDLIKHLKDNVKNVDKAILSVHCHNDLGSAVANTLAAVKAGARQVECTVLGIGERAGNAALEDLVMAINTRKELYNVETNIKTEQLYPSCRRLSQIIGMPIPPNKAIVGANAFAHESGIHQDGVIKNRLTYEIMTPDSIGRTSNDIVIGKHSGSHAVKNKAEELGYTLDEEQIQVLFKAVKDLADKKEQVFDEDVEALILESVYRRKDRFRLIDMSVFSGTGDVPPHAAAVMEFGAKGEAEVKRNSSFGEGSIDAVFQSIYSMVGVAPKLEVYSVNAVTEGSDALASVAVRIAHDGTRSVGRANDADVVKASALAMINALNRMEKAKEER, encoded by the coding sequence ATGGCAGACAGAGTGTACGTTTTTGATACCACCTTGCGTGACGGCGAGCAGTCACCTGGCGCAACCATGAATCAGGATGAGAAAATCCGCATGGCCCAACAGCTTGAAACATTGGGTGTTGATGTCATCGAAGCAGGATTTCCTATTGCCAGTCAAGGCGATTTTGAGGCGGTCCAAGCCATTGCTCGAGCTGTGGACACTGTGCAGGTTGCTGGACTGTGCCGGGCCGTTGTTGGAGATATCGACCGTTGCTGGGAAGCTGTGAAGGATGCGAAAAATCCTCGGATCCACACATTTCTCGCTACCAGTGAAATTCATATGAAACATAAGTTGGGCAAGACTGCCGATGAAGTGATCGTCATGATCGACAAAGCCGTCAGGCACGCCAAGCAGTATACGGATAATGTGGAGTTCTCCGCTGAGGACGCATCTCGTTCGGACTGGGATTTTTTGGTTAAGGTAACTGAGGTTGCCATTGAGGCCGGTGCTACAGTCGTTAATATCCCGGATACTGTGGGATACACTCAGCCCTTTGAGTATTATGATTTGATTAAACATTTGAAGGATAACGTGAAAAATGTAGACAAGGCCATCCTGTCTGTTCATTGCCACAACGATCTTGGTTCTGCTGTGGCGAACACTTTGGCTGCGGTCAAAGCAGGTGCTCGTCAGGTTGAATGCACTGTGCTTGGGATTGGTGAACGGGCGGGGAATGCTGCCTTGGAAGATTTGGTCATGGCGATCAACACCCGTAAGGAGTTGTACAATGTCGAGACCAATATTAAAACCGAGCAATTGTATCCTTCCTGCCGTCGTTTGTCGCAGATTATAGGCATGCCCATTCCGCCCAACAAGGCAATTGTGGGTGCCAACGCTTTTGCTCATGAATCCGGTATTCATCAGGATGGCGTCATCAAGAATCGTTTGACGTATGAGATTATGACCCCGGATTCCATTGGCCGGACAAGTAATGATATTGTCATTGGCAAACATTCCGGTTCGCACGCGGTCAAGAATAAAGCCGAAGAACTGGGATACACTTTGGACGAGGAACAGATTCAGGTGCTTTTCAAGGCCGTTAAGGACTTGGCCGATAAAAAGGAGCAGGTTTTTGATGAAGATGTTGAAGCTTTGATTCTTGAATCCGTATATCGTCGTAAAGATAGGTTCCGTTTGATTGATATGTCAGTGTTTTCCGGTACTGGTGATGTTCCGCCACATGCTGCCGCTGTCATGGAATTTGGCGCCAAAGGTGAGGCCGAAGTCAAACGAAACAGCAGTTTTGGAGAAGGTTCCATTGACGCGGTGTTCCAGTCCATCTACTCAATGGTAGGTGTGGCTCCGAAACTTGAAGTATACTCGGTGAACGCCGTAACCGAAGGGTCCGACGCCTTGGCAAGCGTGGCCGTTCGTATCGCGCACGATGGGACTCGGTCCGTTGGGCGCGCCAATGACGCCGATGTGGTCAAGGCGAGTGCTCTCGCTATGATCAACGCATTGAATCGCATGGAAAAAGCCAAAGAGGAGAGATAG
- a CDS encoding DMT family transporter — protein sequence MTWFLLSISAAFLMASNSAYMKKFFSDVSPWEMSIIPFFYIVPLCAVGLLFIEIPDIGPEFLPALAWVLPILMVAIILHFRAIHMSPLSLTLPFLSFTPVFVLFTGDIILDEKLSTLGVVGMLLVVAGGYILNLDSAKNDLFGPVKAIFKERGSAIMLVVAALYGLSSVGGKVLILNSSPMFTGMVLFGLYGVLLTTLLVAMGKASFKVLLRKPLLGMGTGMIVFAEILCHNLAMSMVAAAYMITIKRMAGIFSVFYGWILFKEHGIRYRFAGTAIMTAGAAVIALYG from the coding sequence ATGACATGGTTCCTGCTTTCTATATCCGCCGCTTTTCTGATGGCCTCAAACTCGGCCTATATGAAAAAATTCTTCTCCGACGTTTCTCCGTGGGAGATGAGTATCATCCCGTTTTTCTATATTGTCCCCTTATGTGCCGTGGGCCTGCTCTTCATCGAAATACCAGATATCGGCCCAGAATTTCTTCCCGCCTTGGCCTGGGTCCTCCCTATACTTATGGTCGCCATCATCCTGCATTTCCGGGCCATTCACATGTCGCCACTTTCTCTTACCCTGCCCTTCCTGAGCTTCACACCGGTCTTCGTCTTATTTACCGGCGACATAATACTGGATGAAAAACTCAGCACACTCGGTGTAGTCGGAATGCTGCTCGTCGTCGCTGGTGGTTATATTCTGAATCTCGACAGCGCAAAGAACGATCTATTCGGCCCCGTGAAAGCCATCTTCAAAGAGCGTGGCTCAGCGATTATGCTCGTTGTGGCAGCCCTGTACGGATTGAGTTCCGTCGGTGGTAAAGTTTTGATTCTCAATTCCTCCCCCATGTTCACGGGCATGGTCCTGTTCGGACTATACGGGGTTCTACTTACCACCCTACTCGTGGCTATGGGCAAAGCATCATTTAAAGTGCTCCTCCGCAAACCGCTTTTGGGGATGGGAACTGGAATGATCGTTTTTGCAGAAATACTTTGTCATAACCTCGCCATGTCCATGGTAGCCGCAGCCTACATGATCACCATCAAACGTATGGCCGGAATATTCTCAGTTTTCTATGGGTGGATATTATTTAAAGAACACGGCATCCGTTACCGATTTGCCGGCACAGCAATAATGACCGCCGGAGCAGCCGTTATTGCGTTATATGGATAA
- a CDS encoding methyl-accepting chemotaxis protein gives MLKNISVNLKLALGFGGVLTLMLLVGGIGYFAMSSGLDGFTTYRGLARDTNLSGQVQANMLMVRMNVKDFIITNSDNDKQQYEKYWQVVQEFMREIKNEIQQPERAEFVAKIDRDVADYNAGFTQLARMQAERNDLVTNTLDVQGPFMEKTLTSILNAASRDNNTLAAFNAAVCIKHLMLARLYQAKFLASNEKVHLDRVRSEGGKMDEYIGLLNKELQNSTLNESLQQVAKSKALYFSTFERVVEIIFDRNNQVIAGTLDRLGPIIAQNIEKVKLSVKKDQDKLGPKVQASNEQAVTLIIIVVGIAILIGMAAAWLIARGITGPLGKALQLSRAIESGDLTVSINVDQKDEIGQLCSSMKSMSDKLREVFSDVQEGSVQVATGSHELSSAAGSLSDNANDQAAGIEEISSSMEEMANNISQNTNNAQRTEDIARQASSDAQVSGDAVSEAMVAMTNIAEKISIIEEIARQTNLLALNAAIEAARAGEHGKGFAVVAAEVRKLAERSGQAAAEISELSTSSVSVADKAGEMLKRLVPDIQKTAELVQEIASASIDQNENATQINEAVSMLDSNIQQTAAAAEELSSTSEQLNGHSVQLQDAMSFFNAGNMGQQYVVANVAPRQSLPQASRSSRVDAPATSSGVVISMDNDDEGFEKF, from the coding sequence GTGTTAAAAAATATATCTGTGAATTTGAAACTTGCTTTGGGGTTTGGTGGGGTCTTGACCTTGATGCTGCTGGTTGGCGGCATCGGTTATTTCGCTATGTCTAGCGGATTAGACGGTTTCACAACGTATCGAGGTTTGGCTCGTGATACGAATTTATCCGGGCAAGTACAGGCAAATATGTTGATGGTACGCATGAATGTTAAAGATTTTATTATTACAAATAGTGACAACGACAAACAGCAATATGAAAAGTATTGGCAGGTCGTTCAGGAATTCATGCGGGAGATAAAGAATGAAATTCAGCAACCAGAGCGAGCTGAATTTGTTGCAAAGATTGATAGAGATGTTGCTGATTACAATGCGGGCTTTACTCAGTTGGCCAGAATGCAGGCTGAGCGGAATGATTTGGTAACGAATACTTTGGACGTTCAAGGGCCTTTTATGGAAAAGACGTTGACAAGTATTTTGAATGCCGCCAGTCGTGATAATAATACGCTAGCAGCCTTTAATGCGGCGGTTTGTATCAAACACCTTATGTTGGCTCGTCTTTATCAGGCCAAATTTCTTGCCTCTAACGAGAAGGTTCATCTTGATCGTGTTCGCAGTGAAGGGGGCAAAATGGATGAATATATTGGGCTTTTGAATAAGGAATTACAGAATTCAACACTCAACGAATCACTTCAGCAGGTTGCGAAATCCAAGGCTCTCTATTTTTCTACATTTGAGCGAGTCGTCGAAATTATTTTTGACCGTAATAATCAGGTAATAGCTGGTACTCTTGATCGTCTTGGGCCCATTATCGCCCAGAATATCGAAAAAGTTAAATTATCGGTTAAAAAAGATCAGGATAAACTTGGTCCCAAAGTTCAAGCCTCAAATGAACAAGCTGTAACTTTGATCATCATTGTTGTTGGTATAGCTATCCTTATTGGAATGGCTGCCGCATGGCTTATTGCCCGTGGTATTACAGGTCCTTTGGGAAAGGCCCTTCAATTAAGCAGAGCGATTGAATCAGGTGATTTGACGGTTTCAATCAACGTTGATCAAAAAGATGAGATTGGCCAACTTTGTAGTTCAATGAAATCTATGAGTGATAAGCTTCGTGAGGTCTTTTCCGATGTACAGGAAGGATCGGTGCAAGTGGCTACCGGGAGTCATGAACTGTCTTCTGCAGCGGGGAGCCTGTCTGATAATGCTAATGATCAGGCCGCTGGAATAGAAGAAATATCATCGTCAATGGAAGAGATGGCCAATAATATATCTCAAAATACCAATAATGCTCAACGAACTGAGGATATTGCCCGCCAAGCTTCTTCTGATGCTCAAGTAAGTGGTGATGCTGTTTCCGAGGCAATGGTTGCGATGACGAATATTGCTGAAAAGATTTCTATCATCGAAGAAATTGCGCGACAGACTAATTTGTTGGCATTGAATGCTGCGATTGAGGCCGCACGAGCTGGTGAACATGGAAAGGGGTTCGCTGTCGTGGCCGCAGAAGTACGAAAGTTAGCTGAGAGAAGTGGACAGGCCGCAGCTGAGATCAGTGAACTTTCTACATCAAGTGTTTCCGTGGCAGATAAAGCTGGTGAAATGTTGAAAAGGCTTGTCCCGGATATTCAGAAAACAGCCGAATTGGTGCAAGAAATAGCTTCCGCCAGTATTGATCAAAACGAAAACGCTACCCAGATTAACGAAGCTGTATCGATGCTGGATTCAAACATTCAGCAGACAGCAGCAGCTGCCGAGGAGCTTTCCTCTACGAGTGAGCAGCTTAACGGTCATAGTGTCCAACTGCAGGATGCTATGAGCTTTTTCAACGCAGGCAATATGGGGCAACAGTATGTCGTAGCGAATGTCGCTCCTCGTCAATCCTTACCTCAGGCTTCCAGGTCTTCTCGGGTTGATGCTCCCGCGACATCCTCGGGGGTCGTCATATCCATGGATAACGATGACGAAGGTTTTGAAAAGTTTTAA